A genomic segment from Nocardiopsis sp. Huas11 encodes:
- a CDS encoding SDR family NAD(P)-dependent oxidoreductase — MVITGGTGGMGLATARLMGHDHRIVLADLDRARLDDAVSELATSGVEAIGVVCDITDQASVERLFQRAESEESHVRAVVHAAGVSPHMGTAERIARINATGTVNIARAFLARAADGDALVNVASTAGHSLPKPLIPLRAFRLAEHRPDEFEKAIVRRARFAGRRLTPGLAYAISKNFVHWYSRFLAARFGERGARVLSVSPGSFDTEMGRLEKDHGAGDLVKSAAIKRFGKPEEVAAVLAFCASEAPGYLTGVDILVDGGTKAGKEFARAQRSAL; from the coding sequence GTGGTCATCACGGGCGGGACCGGCGGCATGGGGCTGGCAACGGCAAGGCTCATGGGGCACGACCACCGGATCGTGCTGGCGGACCTCGACCGGGCGCGCCTCGATGATGCGGTGAGCGAGCTTGCCACGTCCGGAGTCGAAGCGATCGGCGTGGTCTGCGACATCACCGACCAGGCATCCGTCGAGCGGCTGTTCCAGCGCGCGGAGTCCGAGGAAAGTCACGTTCGCGCGGTCGTCCACGCCGCCGGCGTCAGTCCGCACATGGGTACGGCCGAACGCATCGCCCGCATCAACGCGACCGGCACTGTCAACATCGCGCGGGCCTTCCTCGCCCGGGCCGCGGACGGCGACGCACTCGTCAATGTGGCATCGACCGCCGGACACAGCCTTCCCAAGCCCCTCATCCCGCTCCGTGCCTTCCGCCTCGCCGAGCACCGACCCGACGAGTTCGAGAAGGCGATCGTCAGGCGCGCGAGGTTCGCCGGCCGAAGGCTGACGCCCGGACTGGCCTACGCGATCAGCAAGAACTTCGTCCACTGGTACAGCCGTTTCCTGGCGGCCCGGTTCGGCGAACGGGGAGCGCGGGTCCTGTCCGTCTCCCCCGGAAGCTTCGATACCGAGATGGGCCGTCTGGAGAAGGACCACGGCGCCGGAGACCTGGTGAAGTCGGCAGCGATCAAGCGATTCGGCAAGCCCGAGGAGGTCGCGGCCGTTCTCGCGTTCTGCGCGAGTGAAGCCCCCGGCTATCTGACCGGTGTCGACATCCTGGTCGACGGGGGCACCAAGGCGGGGAAAGAGTTCGCGAGGGCCCAGAGGAGCGCTCTGTGA